A single Bacillus sp. HMF5848 DNA region contains:
- the treC gene encoding alpha,alpha-phosphotrehalase: protein MTQPWWKKAVVYQIYPKSFNDTTGNGVGDIQGIIEKLDYLHKLGVDVLWLTPIYKSPQKDNGYDISDYFNIHEEYGTMADFDELLEKAHQRNIKIVMDIVVNHTSTEHEWFVESRKSQDNKYRDYYIWKDGETEQPPTNWESKFGGNAWQLDEETGQYYLHLFDVTQADLNWENELVRKDLYDMMKYWLDKGIDGFRLDVINLISKDQSFPNDDKGDGRRFYTDGPRIHDYLHEMNNEVFSNYDMMTVGEMSSTTIENCILYTQPDRKELNMTFNFHHLKVDYPGGDKWTVAPFNFHELKEILSSWQEGMQKGNGWMALFWCNHDQPRVVSRFGNDTEYHKESAKMLATTIHMMRGTPYIYQGEEFGMTNPKYESIDQYRDVESLNMYEILQEKGKSEQEVLDILKSKSRDNSRTPMQWDATENAGFTSGTPWIPVSNNFKDVNAEVAMQNEDSVFYHYQKLIQLRKTYDIITDGDFKLIEKDHDDVFAYVRLKDNEALLVINNFYGNKTSFVLPQELDFSGYESEILLSNYSDSPSDYANMTLRPYESVVYRLSKLAK from the coding sequence ATGACGCAGCCATGGTGGAAAAAGGCAGTCGTATATCAAATATATCCAAAAAGCTTTAATGATACGACTGGAAATGGCGTTGGTGACATTCAAGGGATTATTGAAAAACTAGATTATTTACATAAGCTCGGCGTAGATGTATTGTGGTTAACGCCTATTTATAAATCTCCACAAAAAGATAACGGGTATGATATTAGCGATTATTTTAATATTCATGAAGAATATGGAACAATGGCAGATTTTGATGAATTGCTAGAAAAAGCACATCAACGCAATATTAAAATTGTCATGGATATAGTAGTCAATCATACATCAACGGAGCACGAGTGGTTCGTTGAATCTCGTAAATCTCAAGATAATAAGTATCGTGACTATTATATATGGAAAGATGGGGAAACTGAACAACCCCCAACCAATTGGGAGTCAAAATTTGGCGGCAATGCTTGGCAGCTTGATGAGGAGACAGGTCAATATTATTTACACTTATTTGACGTAACACAGGCTGACCTTAATTGGGAAAATGAACTGGTGCGCAAAGATTTGTACGATATGATGAAGTACTGGCTTGATAAAGGTATAGATGGTTTCCGTCTAGATGTTATTAATCTAATTTCTAAGGATCAGAGCTTCCCTAACGATGATAAAGGAGATGGACGTCGTTTTTACACAGACGGCCCTCGTATTCATGACTATCTACATGAGATGAATAATGAAGTATTCTCGAATTATGACATGATGACGGTTGGAGAAATGTCATCAACAACGATTGAGAATTGTATATTATATACGCAGCCAGATCGAAAGGAATTAAACATGACGTTTAATTTCCATCATTTAAAAGTGGATTATCCTGGCGGTGATAAATGGACAGTTGCTCCATTTAACTTTCATGAATTAAAGGAAATTTTATCTTCATGGCAGGAGGGTATGCAAAAAGGAAATGGTTGGATGGCTCTGTTTTGGTGTAATCATGACCAGCCTCGTGTCGTATCGCGCTTCGGTAATGATACGGAATATCATAAGGAATCGGCCAAGATGCTTGCAACAACGATTCATATGATGAGGGGAACACCTTATATATATCAAGGTGAAGAATTTGGAATGACAAATCCAAAGTATGAATCAATCGATCAATATCGTGACGTTGAGTCGTTAAATATGTATGAAATTTTACAAGAAAAAGGGAAGTCTGAGCAAGAGGTTCTTGACATATTAAAGAGTAAGTCACGTGATAACTCTCGTACCCCTATGCAATGGGATGCAACCGAGAATGCAGGTTTTACAAGTGGAACACCTTGGATCCCTGTATCAAACAATTTCAAAGATGTGAATGCTGAAGTAGCCATGCAGAATGAAGATTCGGTTTTTTATCATTATCAAAAATTGATACAACTCCGTAAAACGTATGATATCATTACCGATGGAGACTTCAAATTGATAGAGAAGGATCATGATGATGTATTTGCATACGTACGCTTAAAAGATAATGAGGCATTACTAGTAATAAATAACTTCTATGGTAATAAAACATCCTTTGTGTTGCCGCAAGAGTTAGATTTTAGTGGATATGAATCAGAAATATTGCTTTCCAATTATAGTGATTCACCTAGTGATTATGCAAATATGACGTTGCGTCCATATGAATCTGTTGTCTATCGTTTATCGAAATTGGCAAAGTGA
- the treP gene encoding PTS system trehalose-specific EIIBC component, producing MDLRKQAELIVEAIGGKDNIVAATHCVTRLRFALKDEAQVDTNTLENLDVVKGSFSTNGQFQVVIGQGTVDKVYKELVAITGIGEASKDDVKAASAEKLNPLQKGIKTLADIFFPILPAIVTAGLLMGINNILTGPGIFDEKPLIELYPQWTDIASIINLIANTAFVFLPGLIGWSAVKKFGGNPLLGIVLGLMLVHPDLLNAWAYGNALKEGTIPTWNLFGLEVQKIGYQGQVLPVLFASYVLAKLEIWLRKIIPDAIQLLFVAPIALLITGFLSFIAIGPIMFAAGNAITSALVAVFDNFAALGGLIYGGIYGLLVVTGMHHTFLAVDIQLIGSTGTTFLWPMLALSNIAQGSAALAMMFATKDTKLKGLALTSWISAWLGITEPAMFGVNLRYKYPFIAALVSSAIAGLYIMTQKVRALSIGVGGVPGFLSIQKENWGAFFIGMAIVIVVPFLLTFFMAKRKKA from the coding sequence ATGGATTTACGTAAGCAAGCGGAGCTAATCGTTGAGGCGATTGGCGGAAAAGACAATATCGTGGCCGCAACACATTGTGTAACACGGCTACGTTTTGCATTAAAAGATGAAGCACAAGTTGATACAAACACGTTAGAAAATTTAGATGTTGTAAAAGGGTCCTTTTCTACAAATGGACAGTTTCAGGTTGTCATTGGACAAGGAACGGTAGATAAAGTCTACAAAGAGCTTGTTGCAATAACTGGCATCGGTGAAGCATCAAAGGATGATGTGAAGGCAGCTTCTGCAGAAAAGCTAAATCCGCTACAAAAAGGTATTAAAACGTTAGCGGATATTTTCTTCCCTATTTTACCAGCCATTGTAACAGCAGGTCTCTTAATGGGTATTAATAACATCTTAACGGGCCCTGGCATTTTTGATGAAAAACCTTTAATTGAACTGTATCCGCAATGGACAGATATTGCTAGCATTATTAACTTAATTGCGAATACAGCATTCGTGTTTTTACCTGGTCTAATTGGTTGGTCAGCTGTTAAGAAGTTTGGCGGTAATCCATTGCTAGGTATTGTCCTAGGTTTAATGCTTGTTCACCCTGACTTGTTAAATGCGTGGGCTTACGGGAATGCATTAAAAGAGGGTACGATTCCAACATGGAACTTATTTGGGTTAGAGGTTCAAAAGATTGGTTATCAAGGACAAGTACTTCCCGTTTTATTTGCATCATATGTTCTAGCTAAGCTTGAAATTTGGCTACGTAAAATTATACCAGATGCTATTCAGCTTTTATTTGTTGCACCGATTGCATTATTGATTACAGGTTTCTTGTCATTTATTGCGATTGGCCCAATTATGTTTGCAGCTGGTAATGCTATTACAAGCGCACTAGTAGCTGTATTTGATAACTTTGCAGCTCTAGGTGGTTTGATTTATGGTGGTATTTATGGACTACTTGTTGTGACAGGTATGCATCATACGTTCTTAGCTGTTGATATTCAATTAATTGGTAGCACGGGTACCACATTCTTATGGCCGATGCTAGCTCTATCTAATATTGCGCAAGGATCTGCAGCATTAGCGATGATGTTTGCTACTAAAGATACAAAATTAAAAGGTTTAGCTTTAACATCATGGATTTCAGCTTGGTTAGGGATTACTGAGCCAGCTATGTTTGGGGTGAATTTACGCTATAAATATCCATTTATTGCAGCATTGGTATCTTCTGCCATCGCCGGTTTATATATTATGACACAGAAGGTTCGTGCCCTATCTATTGGTGTTGGTGGTGTGCCAGGCTTCTTATCTATCCAAAAAGAAAACTGGGGAGCCTTCTTCATTGGAATGGCAATCGTTATAGTAGTTCCGTTTTTACTAACATTCTTTATGGCTAAACGAAAAAAAGCATAA